In Natronomonas halophila, one DNA window encodes the following:
- a CDS encoding DUF7547 family protein, with amino-acid sequence MDDTEPDLADAADDLAETLEALREELRTPPRGPLGLPRPPRPGELLSLTERYTIPALIALLETNVRLLELLAAAIRLAQGRPIDAETKTRLKASEFAVASGREGVDRLTAASRTTLEKLDDALADLQEAAAEGTPENPEAERLLKQARELRAEIDDRLAEVDERERTDIDVRSEDADESASESSSESVDVDAELASLKEDMDDDDEGETPNSK; translated from the coding sequence ATGGACGACACAGAGCCGGACCTCGCCGACGCTGCCGACGACCTCGCCGAGACGCTGGAGGCGCTCCGCGAGGAACTCCGAACGCCGCCGCGCGGGCCGCTCGGCCTCCCGCGACCGCCCCGCCCCGGCGAACTGCTGTCGCTGACAGAGCGGTATACCATTCCCGCGCTCATCGCTCTCCTCGAAACGAACGTCCGCCTGCTCGAACTGCTGGCGGCAGCCATTCGACTCGCACAGGGGCGACCCATCGACGCCGAGACGAAGACGCGCCTGAAAGCAAGCGAGTTCGCCGTCGCCAGCGGGCGGGAAGGCGTCGACCGCCTCACAGCCGCGAGTCGGACCACGCTCGAAAAACTCGACGACGCACTGGCCGACCTCCAGGAGGCCGCAGCAGAGGGCACACCTGAAAACCCCGAAGCCGAACGCCTGCTGAAGCAGGCCCGCGAACTGCGAGCGGAAATCGACGACCGACTCGCCGAGGTGGATGAACGTGAACGAACCGATATCGACGTCCGAAGCGAGGACGCCGACGAATCCGCCAGCGAGTCCTCAAGCGAGTCGGTCGACGTCGACGCCGAACTGGCCTCCCTGAAGGAGGACATGGACGACGACGATGAGGGTGAAACTCCAAACAGCAAGTAA
- a CDS encoding HTH domain-containing protein produces MPVDDGSRFRLFLREDAQSPIADQQARLRARLERAVDPGRLSVTYHPARLPRESRAAPLEWYGRVREWAESSGFSLSPFFESRATYDPEADDVREMVSLPVLWLVLTEGESVRAAYPHVEDAVVPVSSAIDDLESAEAPSRVNDAAD; encoded by the coding sequence ATGCCAGTTGACGACGGCAGCAGGTTCCGGTTGTTCCTGCGCGAGGACGCCCAGTCGCCGATAGCCGACCAGCAGGCCCGCCTCCGCGCGCGGCTGGAACGGGCCGTCGACCCCGGCCGTCTCTCGGTCACCTATCATCCGGCGCGGCTGCCACGCGAAAGTCGAGCGGCCCCCCTCGAATGGTACGGGAGGGTCCGCGAGTGGGCCGAGTCATCGGGCTTCTCGCTGTCGCCGTTCTTCGAGAGCCGAGCGACTTACGACCCGGAAGCCGACGATGTCCGCGAGATGGTGTCGCTGCCGGTGCTGTGGCTCGTGCTCACGGAAGGTGAGTCCGTCCGGGCGGCCTACCCGCACGTCGAGGACGCCGTCGTCCCGGTATCGTCGGCTATCGACGACCTCGAATCAGCCGAGGCTCCGTCCCGGGTCAACGACGCCGCCGACTGA
- a CDS encoding OB-fold domain-containing protein: MTMEAYRYEDGSITYPGHPVGPDGSEPVETVDLSEYTADVVTWTTSYSTPPGVREPNSLAIVEFDVDGTPVRALGQLTTEDVEIGDTVEPVYCEELRDPEAGIREPESQEWDGYRFEPVE, encoded by the coding sequence ATGACGATGGAAGCCTACCGCTACGAGGACGGGTCGATAACGTACCCGGGCCACCCGGTCGGCCCGGACGGCAGCGAACCGGTCGAGACGGTCGATTTGAGCGAGTATACCGCCGACGTCGTGACGTGGACGACCTCCTACTCCACGCCGCCGGGCGTCCGGGAGCCGAACTCGCTCGCCATCGTTGAGTTCGATGTCGATGGCACGCCCGTGCGCGCGCTCGGGCAGCTGACCACCGAGGACGTCGAAATCGGCGATACGGTCGAACCGGTCTACTGTGAGGAACTGCGGGACCCCGAGGCGGGCATTCGCGAACCCGAGAGTCAGGAGTGGGACGGTTACCGGTTCGAACCGGTCGAATAG
- a CDS encoding thiolase C-terminal domain-containing protein, with protein MSDVAVIGASMTEFGQRDSWVRELLAEAGEACLDDAGVSSDEVDHLYVSNMASGEFEGQTGVPNALAHDLAAMPAYTKRVDQTSSSGGAGIYAAWQSIASGASDMTLLVGGEKMTHKTTGESTDVIASLTHPVEYKHGVTLPSFAGLTARKYLDEHDAPRESLAKVAVKNHANGALNPHAQFRKEIDVETAMESPLVADPLRLYDFCPITDGASALLFCPAETAREYADEYAVVSGVAGATDTHVVHERADPLTMGGVVESGQKAYEMADLGPEDVDVAELHDMFTILEFLQMEGLDFAEEGEAWKAVENGETERDGELPINTSGGLKSKGHPLGATGVAQGYEIYKQVIGEAGDRQVDADVGLACNVGGFGNCVTTVIMEGRQ; from the coding sequence ATGTCCGACGTAGCAGTCATCGGTGCCTCGATGACGGAGTTCGGCCAGCGGGATAGCTGGGTTCGCGAACTCCTTGCCGAGGCCGGTGAGGCGTGTCTCGACGACGCCGGCGTATCGTCCGACGAGGTCGACCATCTCTATGTCTCGAACATGGCCAGCGGCGAGTTCGAGGGCCAGACGGGCGTGCCGAACGCCCTCGCCCACGACCTCGCGGCGATGCCGGCCTACACGAAACGCGTCGACCAGACCTCCTCCTCGGGCGGGGCCGGCATCTACGCCGCCTGGCAGTCCATCGCCAGCGGCGCCAGCGACATGACGCTGCTCGTCGGCGGCGAGAAGATGACCCACAAGACCACCGGCGAATCGACCGACGTCATCGCCTCGCTGACCCATCCCGTCGAGTACAAACACGGTGTGACGCTGCCCTCGTTTGCGGGCCTGACCGCGCGCAAGTACCTCGACGAACACGACGCGCCCCGTGAGAGTCTCGCGAAGGTGGCGGTCAAAAACCACGCCAACGGCGCACTGAACCCTCACGCGCAGTTTCGCAAGGAAATCGACGTGGAGACGGCCATGGAATCGCCGCTTGTGGCCGACCCCCTGCGACTCTACGACTTCTGTCCCATCACCGACGGCGCCTCGGCGCTGCTCTTCTGTCCGGCCGAAACGGCTCGGGAGTATGCCGACGAATACGCGGTCGTCTCGGGAGTCGCGGGCGCGACCGACACCCACGTCGTCCACGAGCGCGCGGACCCCTTGACGATGGGCGGCGTCGTCGAATCCGGCCAGAAGGCCTACGAAATGGCCGACCTCGGCCCGGAGGACGTCGACGTGGCGGAACTCCACGACATGTTCACCATTCTGGAGTTCCTCCAGATGGAGGGCCTCGACTTCGCCGAGGAGGGCGAAGCGTGGAAAGCCGTCGAAAACGGCGAGACCGAACGCGACGGCGAACTGCCGATAAACACCTCGGGCGGCCTGAAATCGAAGGGCCATCCCCTCGGCGCGACGGGCGTCGCACAGGGCTACGAGATTTATAAGCAGGTTATCGGCGAAGCGGGCGACCGACAGGTCGACGCCGACGTCGGACTGGCGTGTAACGTCGGCGGGTTCGGGAACTGCGTAACCACGGTCATCATGGAGGGACGACAATGA
- a CDS encoding ABC transporter ATP-binding protein, whose product MSSGSANLQGADVDLSVPESERTVLELDGIEKSFNGTRVIRDLSISVEDGELMTLLGPSGCGKTTTLRLIAGLERPDGGIVRIDGESVSGSEFVAPEDRDVGVVFQEFALFPHLSARENIAFGIQEWDEAEREERVDELLELVGLKSHGEKHPEELSGGQQQRVALARSLAPEPSVLLLDEPFSNLDVDLRVEMREEVRSILKKAGVTAISVTHDQEEAMSISDRVAVMSEGQIEQVGTPEEVFQQPKSRFVAGFLGHASFVSGRVTDDCVETGVGCVPLDRINGLTEEYTGSQIDLMVRPDDVYAEPADPAEANGEVVHRRYLGPTVLYRVEIDSGDVVGCMHNHADQVSLDEPVFASLDADHDLAWFPRGERKMADGGQ is encoded by the coding sequence GTGTCTAGCGGGTCGGCGAACCTGCAGGGTGCCGACGTCGACCTCTCGGTCCCCGAATCCGAACGGACCGTGCTCGAACTCGACGGCATCGAAAAGTCGTTTAATGGCACCCGCGTCATCCGCGACCTCTCGATTTCGGTCGAGGACGGCGAACTCATGACACTGCTGGGCCCCTCCGGCTGTGGCAAGACGACGACTCTCCGTCTCATCGCCGGCCTCGAACGCCCCGACGGCGGCATCGTCCGCATCGACGGCGAGTCCGTCTCCGGGTCGGAGTTCGTCGCGCCCGAAGACCGCGACGTCGGCGTCGTCTTCCAGGAGTTCGCCCTCTTCCCGCACCTGAGCGCGCGCGAGAACATCGCCTTCGGCATTCAGGAATGGGACGAGGCCGAGCGCGAAGAACGCGTCGACGAACTGCTGGAGTTGGTCGGCCTCAAGAGCCACGGCGAGAAACACCCCGAGGAACTCTCCGGCGGCCAACAGCAACGGGTCGCCCTCGCGCGGTCCTTGGCGCCCGAACCGAGCGTCCTCCTGCTGGACGAACCCTTCTCGAATCTCGACGTCGACCTCCGTGTCGAGATGCGCGAGGAAGTCCGTTCCATCCTCAAGAAAGCCGGCGTCACCGCCATTTCGGTCACTCACGACCAGGAAGAAGCCATGTCCATCTCCGACCGCGTGGCCGTGATGAGCGAAGGCCAAATCGAACAGGTCGGTACGCCCGAAGAGGTCTTCCAGCAGCCGAAATCCCGCTTCGTCGCCGGCTTCCTCGGCCACGCCTCGTTCGTCTCCGGGCGCGTCACGGACGACTGTGTCGAAACCGGTGTCGGCTGTGTCCCGCTGGACCGCATCAACGGCCTCACCGAGGAGTACACCGGTTCGCAGATCGACCTCATGGTCCGACCGGACGACGTGTACGCCGAACCCGCCGACCCCGCCGAGGCGAACGGCGAAGTCGTCCACCGACGGTATCTCGGGCCGACGGTGCTGTATCGCGTCGAAATCGACAGTGGCGACGTCGTCGGTTGTATGCACAACCACGCCGACCAGGTGTCGCTGGACGAACCCGTCTTCGCCAGCCTCGATGCGGACCACGACCTCGCGTGGTTCCCACGCGGCGAGCGGAAGATGGCTGACGGCGGCCAATAA
- a CDS encoding HalOD1 output domain-containing protein yields MTTEDGGPVEYDPESGVYRTNYNWSSPGSLSTAVLDAVSEAADCEGLDLPPLYEQIDPAGLEKLFAPIPGSERCTGSVTFPLGEYHITIAADGEIVIYPPSED; encoded by the coding sequence GTGACTACGGAGGACGGCGGCCCTGTCGAATACGACCCCGAATCCGGGGTTTACCGGACGAACTACAACTGGAGCAGTCCAGGGTCGCTCTCGACGGCCGTTCTCGATGCGGTCAGCGAAGCGGCCGACTGCGAGGGCCTCGACCTCCCGCCGCTGTACGAACAGATCGACCCCGCCGGCCTCGAAAAGCTCTTTGCGCCCATCCCCGGCAGCGAACGCTGTACGGGGTCGGTCACCTTCCCGCTCGGGGAGTACCACATCACGATAGCCGCCGACGGCGAAATCGTCATCTACCCGCCCTCGGAGGACTGA
- a CDS encoding DUF7124 domain-containing protein, whose protein sequence is MSLTLAFELAAARRLADPEGAVADARTWSDNVGFVTDRPPHVLTKFTRDNHIRNDFQPAVEPAAETLAHLLDHFETDRFVLVATEADTAPEGWEYQHIEAAAERADWELREASAGTNENEENEDTHATRERDDWP, encoded by the coding sequence GTGAGCCTCACGCTCGCTTTCGAGTTGGCCGCCGCCCGCCGCCTCGCGGACCCCGAAGGCGCCGTCGCCGATGCCCGAACATGGAGCGACAACGTCGGGTTCGTGACCGACCGGCCTCCGCACGTCCTCACGAAATTCACCCGCGACAACCACATCCGCAACGATTTCCAGCCGGCAGTCGAGCCAGCGGCCGAGACCCTCGCCCATCTCCTCGACCACTTCGAGACCGACCGATTCGTCCTCGTCGCCACCGAGGCCGATACTGCCCCGGAGGGCTGGGAGTACCAGCACATCGAAGCCGCAGCCGAACGCGCGGACTGGGAACTTCGCGAAGCATCGGCGGGGACGAACGAAAACGAGGAGAACGAGGACACGCACGCGACCCGCGAGCGCGACGACTGGCCGTAA
- a CDS encoding AzlD family protein: MIDLDPLVVGVIAGMVLVTYATKVGGLWLLGRIELSERAEVGLEALPGAIIVAIVAPELAGGGPPEWAAAGLAAVVAWRTDNLLVSLAVAMAAVLAFRAI, from the coding sequence ATGATTGACCTCGACCCGCTCGTAGTCGGCGTTATTGCGGGAATGGTACTGGTCACCTACGCGACGAAGGTGGGGGGCCTCTGGCTGCTCGGACGCATCGAGTTGAGCGAACGCGCCGAAGTCGGCTTGGAGGCGCTGCCGGGAGCAATTATCGTCGCTATCGTTGCGCCGGAGTTGGCCGGTGGGGGCCCGCCGGAGTGGGCCGCCGCGGGGCTGGCCGCAGTCGTCGCCTGGAGGACGGACAACCTCCTCGTCTCGCTCGCCGTGGCGATGGCTGCCGTGCTCGCGTTCCGGGCGATATAG
- a CDS encoding AzlC family ABC transporter permease produces MSVSFERSDVVAGFRTCLPVAVGVGGYGIAFGVLSRQAGLSVAEATLMSATVLAGASQLIAVELWDAPLPVVAIVVTTLVVNLRYVLMGASLRPWFEDLSPLQSYGSLFFVTDESWALSIADLRTGSGRGGFLLGAGLSIWVLWVATTAIGAAAGGAVGNPKRYGLDFVLTGIFVIIAVGLWRGREDLAPWAVAAGFAILGAEMLPGRWYILLGGLAGCLVAVIRHD; encoded by the coding sequence ATGTCGGTTTCCTTCGAGCGGTCGGACGTCGTCGCGGGGTTTCGGACCTGTCTCCCCGTCGCGGTCGGCGTCGGCGGCTACGGTATTGCCTTCGGCGTTCTGTCCCGACAGGCCGGTCTCTCGGTTGCCGAGGCAACGTTGATGAGCGCGACCGTGCTCGCTGGCGCATCCCAACTCATCGCCGTCGAGTTGTGGGACGCGCCGCTGCCCGTCGTCGCTATCGTCGTCACGACGCTCGTGGTCAATCTCCGCTACGTGTTGATGGGCGCATCGCTCCGGCCGTGGTTCGAGGACCTGTCGCCGCTGCAGTCCTACGGGAGCCTCTTTTTCGTGACCGACGAAAGCTGGGCACTCTCCATCGCCGACCTCCGGACAGGGTCCGGTCGTGGCGGGTTCCTGCTCGGTGCCGGCCTCTCCATCTGGGTTCTGTGGGTCGCGACGACGGCCATCGGCGCCGCAGCCGGGGGCGCGGTCGGCAACCCCAAGCGGTACGGGCTGGATTTCGTCCTGACGGGCATCTTCGTGATCATCGCGGTCGGTCTCTGGCGGGGCCGCGAGGACCTGGCCCCGTGGGCGGTTGCGGCCGGTTTCGCTATCTTGGGGGCCGAGATGTTGCCCGGACGGTGGTATATCCTCCTCGGTGGCCTCGCCGGCTGTCTCGTGGCGGTGATTCGCCATGATTGA
- a CDS encoding DUF5805 domain-containing protein: protein MSSDGERVSVQTYVSSSQRELWREEADDLDMSQAEYVRTMIQAGRRSFSLDTADSLNTEPRNADEPSSSNATPGVDGLKDRILDVLDSEEFADWDTLLAGVTDDIEERLEEAIQELDAEGRIKHSPRRGYTVVDDGR from the coding sequence ATGAGCAGTGACGGTGAGCGCGTCTCGGTTCAGACCTACGTGTCGTCGAGTCAACGAGAGTTGTGGCGCGAGGAAGCCGACGACCTCGATATGAGCCAGGCCGAGTACGTTCGAACGATGATTCAGGCCGGACGGCGGAGTTTCAGCCTCGATACGGCCGATTCTTTAAATACCGAACCCCGAAACGCCGACGAACCCTCTTCTTCCAACGCTACCCCTGGGGTCGACGGTCTAAAAGACCGCATCCTCGACGTCCTCGATTCGGAAGAGTTCGCCGATTGGGACACGCTCCTGGCTGGCGTGACCGACGATATCGAGGAGCGACTCGAAGAAGCGATTCAGGAACTGGATGCAGAGGGTCGTATCAAGCACTCCCCACGACGTGGATACACGGTGGTCGACGATGGTCGTTGA
- a CDS encoding tyrosine-type recombinase/integrase — MVVEEQAAEPEPDDPVAYFLQDMTFHGRSERTREAYERVLRGFESFVVGQRGTSLPDATQRECMAWVHSLRGDHASSTVASYASYVHRFYAYMTQVGTFESNPMALVTEEMDESIDTDPARREISVEEMRAFVAAISHPLERALVGTLLKTGMRVGECCNLDLRDVYLNDSEVQAAYDVDPRAALDGRPNSIYVASEPARGEVYNGEERTASNKRKRDTVIPIDSELKRLLKAWLAIRPDTASPALFCSTSEWGTRTTPSMVRSTVAERAGERGWYREGGDAEENVTPHYFRHFFTTHLRDRTGDRGIVKYLRGDVASDIIDTYTHNWGDRVRDVYETNIYSLL, encoded by the coding sequence ATGGTCGTTGAGGAACAGGCTGCGGAACCGGAGCCGGACGACCCCGTAGCCTACTTCCTGCAGGACATGACCTTCCACGGACGAAGCGAGCGTACCCGCGAGGCCTACGAGCGTGTCCTGCGGGGCTTCGAATCCTTCGTCGTCGGCCAACGCGGCACCTCGCTTCCGGACGCCACCCAGCGGGAGTGTATGGCCTGGGTTCACTCCCTGCGGGGGGACCACGCGTCGAGTACGGTCGCCTCCTATGCCTCCTACGTCCACCGGTTTTACGCCTATATGACCCAGGTCGGGACCTTCGAATCGAACCCGATGGCGCTGGTGACCGAGGAGATGGACGAATCCATCGATACAGACCCCGCACGCCGGGAAATCTCGGTCGAGGAGATGCGGGCGTTCGTCGCCGCCATCTCCCATCCCTTGGAGCGGGCACTCGTCGGGACGCTGCTAAAGACCGGGATGCGTGTCGGCGAATGCTGTAACCTCGACTTACGAGACGTCTACCTCAATGATTCGGAGGTTCAGGCAGCCTACGACGTCGACCCGCGAGCGGCGCTCGACGGCCGGCCGAATTCGATTTACGTCGCCAGCGAGCCGGCCCGCGGCGAGGTGTACAACGGCGAAGAACGAACAGCGTCGAACAAGCGCAAACGTGACACCGTGATTCCCATCGATTCGGAGCTGAAACGCCTGCTGAAGGCGTGGCTGGCGATTCGGCCGGATACCGCATCCCCGGCACTGTTCTGCTCGACGAGCGAATGGGGCACCCGAACGACGCCTTCGATGGTGCGTTCGACCGTCGCCGAACGGGCCGGTGAGCGCGGTTGGTATCGCGAGGGCGGCGATGCCGAGGAGAACGTTACTCCCCACTACTTCCGGCATTTCTTCACCACGCATCTCCGGGACAGAACCGGGGACAGGGGCATCGTCAAGTACCTTCGCGGCGACGTCGCCAGCGACATCATCGATACCTACACCCACAACTGGGGCGACAGGGTCCGCGACGTCTACGAGACGAACATCTACAGTCTCCTCTGA
- a CDS encoding pentapeptide repeat-containing protein: MAAETQSCSFSLDPDAADYDHPAGELPDGDIEDGEWTCPHESLDGSDRCLIHLDPGERPADIDETAWFLNAIEASERQDNQRTTRHRKQFIGGRFRNLDLGSTVIDGTDNYPLDFRYAHIGTLDCSDVTITHDIDLGLARVSGTVSMDGKYEEIRGVGGQFNDVVLDGVEVETVDFRDACIDTVSIESGTVERCDFRHAAVRDFDGGEATFDRVNFDFATVGALACPFAEFGMVDFDSATFELADFYFAEFGQADFRGIAMDEAVFKGVDMDGGYFNESSFGISNWIGFDTGNAYFNGSTFDEVSFRGCGLGSASFPDCHFGWANFQEGELGDADFSKSTLEQVSFRGATFEGMADFRDIDVAGALNCRDTVFEDLRIRPDCRRPPGDALIALDRSEIPDGVLEQPDSGRAIYDLRDAVVGDIAFENGTRDDPLIDKIRFLRTEFDGFDFRDSDDLDLKPSAYAIHRMFDGAETLASRLLRYGLVLTEIRTREEAPMPSERTNDDGLRARAWDATDPHGKSSAARPVYSEIPPGDLETTYLLAKNGANARNDNEPASQFFIREMRQRRYQHAGLFADADTLGGRVRHATNWIQNGTLGMTSGYGERPGRVIYTSAAIISVFTGIYYALAPNLYPSAADYAILSIGSFVTLVVGRAAEIPVTSLNLLSQIEAFLGAFLIALFVFTLTRSIHR; the protein is encoded by the coding sequence ATGGCCGCCGAAACCCAGTCGTGTTCGTTTTCGCTCGACCCGGATGCCGCAGATTACGACCATCCAGCCGGTGAACTACCCGATGGGGATATCGAGGACGGCGAGTGGACCTGTCCCCACGAATCGCTCGACGGCTCCGACCGGTGTCTCATCCATCTCGACCCCGGGGAACGGCCGGCAGATATCGACGAGACAGCCTGGTTTCTGAACGCCATCGAGGCGAGCGAACGGCAGGACAACCAGCGTACCACACGTCATCGAAAGCAGTTCATCGGCGGGCGGTTTCGGAACCTCGACCTGGGGTCGACGGTCATCGACGGGACCGATAACTACCCGCTGGATTTCAGATACGCCCACATCGGGACTCTCGATTGCTCCGACGTGACGATTACCCACGATATCGACCTCGGCCTCGCGCGGGTGAGCGGCACCGTCTCGATGGATGGCAAATACGAGGAGATTCGCGGTGTCGGTGGGCAGTTCAACGACGTGGTTCTGGACGGCGTGGAGGTTGAAACGGTTGATTTCCGGGATGCCTGTATCGATACCGTCTCCATCGAAAGCGGCACGGTCGAGCGCTGTGATTTCCGACATGCCGCCGTCCGGGATTTCGACGGGGGCGAAGCGACCTTCGATCGCGTGAACTTCGATTTCGCCACGGTCGGTGCGTTGGCCTGTCCGTTCGCGGAGTTCGGAATGGTCGATTTCGACAGCGCGACGTTCGAACTCGCGGACTTCTACTTCGCCGAGTTCGGGCAGGCGGATTTCCGCGGCATCGCCATGGACGAAGCCGTGTTCAAGGGCGTCGACATGGATGGCGGCTATTTCAACGAGAGCAGTTTCGGCATCTCGAACTGGATCGGCTTCGATACGGGCAACGCCTACTTCAACGGGAGTACCTTCGACGAAGTCTCCTTCAGAGGGTGTGGCCTCGGCTCCGCGTCCTTCCCGGATTGCCATTTCGGCTGGGCGAACTTCCAGGAAGGCGAACTCGGTGACGCCGACTTCAGCAAATCGACGCTCGAACAGGTCTCGTTCCGCGGCGCGACGTTCGAGGGAATGGCTGATTTCCGGGATATCGACGTGGCCGGCGCATTGAACTGCCGAGATACGGTCTTCGAGGACCTCCGTATCCGTCCGGACTGTCGGCGACCGCCCGGTGACGCGCTAATCGCTCTGGACAGGAGCGAGATACCCGACGGAGTCCTCGAACAACCGGATAGCGGCCGGGCGATCTACGACCTTCGAGACGCGGTGGTCGGTGATATTGCCTTCGAGAACGGCACGCGCGACGACCCACTTATCGACAAGATTCGGTTTCTCCGGACGGAGTTCGACGGCTTCGATTTTCGGGATAGCGACGACCTCGACCTCAAGCCCAGCGCCTACGCCATCCATCGGATGTTCGACGGCGCGGAGACTCTTGCCTCCCGGCTGCTTCGCTACGGGCTCGTTCTGACAGAAATCCGAACCCGAGAGGAAGCGCCGATGCCATCCGAACGAACTAACGACGACGGTTTGCGCGCTCGCGCATGGGATGCCACCGACCCCCACGGCAAATCCTCGGCCGCGCGACCGGTCTACTCCGAAATTCCGCCCGGCGACCTGGAGACGACCTACCTCTTGGCCAAGAACGGCGCGAACGCGCGCAACGACAACGAACCGGCCTCACAGTTCTTCATCCGCGAGATGCGACAGCGTCGGTACCAACACGCTGGCCTGTTTGCGGATGCGGACACGCTGGGTGGACGGGTCAGACACGCAACGAACTGGATCCAGAACGGAACCCTCGGGATGACATCCGGGTACGGGGAGCGTCCGGGGCGCGTCATCTACACCTCCGCGGCGATAATCTCGGTGTTTACCGGGATTTACTATGCACTCGCGCCGAATCTCTATCCGTCCGCTGCGGATTACGCCATCCTGAGTATCGGTTCCTTCGTGACCCTCGTCGTCGGGCGCGCTGCGGAGATTCCCGTCACGTCCCTGAACCTCCTGAGCCAGATCGAGGCGTTCCTCGGCGCGTTCCTCATCGCGCTGTTCGTCTTCACGCTCACGCGATCCATACACCGTTAA
- a CDS encoding MTH865 family protein, with protein MPKDTRELPRQLEAAFEDLQYPIEDEADFAAVFPDWASRRVETDDVSLSPSELYRALPDDEFPYETADELIAALLSELDYEA; from the coding sequence ATGCCGAAGGATACCCGCGAGTTGCCACGGCAACTGGAAGCCGCCTTCGAGGATTTGCAGTACCCCATCGAGGACGAAGCGGATTTCGCCGCGGTGTTTCCCGACTGGGCGAGTCGGCGCGTCGAAACCGACGACGTGTCGCTGTCGCCGAGCGAACTGTATCGAGCGCTCCCGGACGACGAGTTCCCGTACGAAACGGCCGACGAACTGATAGCCGCGCTGTTGTCCGAACTCGATTACGAGGCGTAA